The following are encoded in a window of Balaenoptera ricei isolate mBalRic1 chromosome 1, mBalRic1.hap2, whole genome shotgun sequence genomic DNA:
- the LOC132359795 gene encoding LOW QUALITY PROTEIN: anoctamin-7-like (The sequence of the model RefSeq protein was modified relative to this genomic sequence to represent the inferred CDS: inserted 1 base in 1 codon), translating to MVLSGPRKLKTWRQKRHLAGLQDTQIRQEQRRWEQDYELIEFKGQFDEFLEMVLWSRFITIFVAAFPPAPLFALLSNWVEIRPDTQKFCXEYWRLVAERTQGIGIWLVLLEAIAYLSVIVNAFLIAFTSDFLPRLLYQ from the exons ATGGTGTTGTCTGGTCCCAGGAAGCTGAAGACCTGGCGGCAGAAGAGACACCTGGCCGGGCTGCAGGACACCCAGATCAGGCAGGAGCAGCGGCGCTGGGAGCAGGACTATGAGCTCATTGAGTTCAAGGGCCAGTTTGATGAATTCCTGGAGATGG TGCTGTGGTCTAGGTTCATCACCATCTTCGTGGCAGCCTTCCCACCGGCACCCCTGTTTGCTCTGCTCAGCAACTGGGTGGAGATCCGACCGGACACCCAGAAGTTCT GAGAGTACTGGCGGCTGGTGGCTGAGCGGACCCAGGGCATTGGGATCTGGCTGGTCCTGCTTGAAGCCATTGCCTACCTTTCTGTCATCGTGAAT GCTTTCCTCATCGCCTTCACCTCGGACTTCCTGCCACGTCTCCTGTACCAGTAA